The Euphorbia lathyris chromosome 3, ddEupLath1.1, whole genome shotgun sequence genome contains a region encoding:
- the LOC136223116 gene encoding uncharacterized protein, which produces MEKEKASSTPPRSAYLNALTLEIEKKLQRALASASQRRDLLQELFADIALEVDDRARAIILSGKEDAISPAEEDAGGQLCFYNVLADYYVAVPESGKRILDLIVQLWSQSFASHIFSLLFHKWLFEAQLDNPEALLRYSSALVQGATNVLWIDIQTNSRHFQALFRYLLEEVALVPMKLNKIPAKVQQDLFLLLSRFLLFYNSDDKLEIFLKQFPVFPNAFLVGGPADFFVIELSDQLQKLKVEPVLLHYLSKIKALQGVELRMTTSTRLKACLYSFTSPGGPMYPTRVVRHAAWDALDLLFPVGRYPRHLISLFFRLLYPWYWPSSCWNFVVSCIKAIFFSLLQILFSSWEKVREPKRH; this is translated from the exons GCGCTAGCTTCTGCATCTCAGAGACGGGACTTGTTGCAAGAGTTGTTTGCCGATATAGCTTTGGAAGTTGATGACCGCGCCAGAG CTATAATTCTCAGCGGGAAGGAAGATGCAATTTCTCCAGCAGAAGAGGATGCTGGTGGTCAATTATGTTTCTACAATGTGCTTGCAGATTATTATGTTGCTGTACCTGAGAGTGGTAAAAGAATCCTTGATTTGATTGTCCAACTTTGGAGCCAGTCATTTGCATCGCATATATTCTCTCTTCTGTTCCATAAATGG CTATTTGAGGCCCAACTTGATAATCCTGAAGCACTTCTACGTTATTCATCTGCTCTTGTTCAAGGTGCTACAAATGTTCTCTG GATTGACATCCAAACAAATAGTAGGCATTTCCAAGCCCTTTTTCGG TATCTCCTTGAGGAAGTTGCATTGGTGCCTATGAAGTTGAATAAAATTCCAGCAAAG GTCCAACAagatctatttcttcttctttctcgaTTCCTGCTCTTTTACAACTCCG ATGACAAACTTGAAATATTCTTGAAGCAATTTCCTGTTTTTCCAAATGCTTTCTTGGTTGGTGGTCCAGcagatttttttgtaattgaaCTTTCAGACCAG CTTCAAAAGTTAAAGGTGGAACCAGTTTTGTTGCATTACCTATCAAAGATTAAAGCTCTCCAAG GAGTGGAGCTGAGAATGACCACAAGTACAAGGTTAAAGGCATGCTTGTACAGCTTTACTTCTCCTGGCGGTCCAATGTATCCCACAAGAGTTGTTCGGCATGCAGCTTGGGATGCTTTAGATTTGCTTTTTCCT GTTGGACGATACCCTCGACATCTGATTAGCCTGTTCTTTCGGCTGCTATATCCATGGTACTGGCCGTCTTCCTGTTGGAACTTTGTAGTCTCTTGTATAAAGGCAATTTTCTTTTCACTATTACAAATATTGTTTTCTAGTTGGGAGAAGGTGAGGGAGCCAAAGAGGCACTAA